The uncultured Methanomethylovorans sp. genome contains a region encoding:
- a CDS encoding carbon monoxide dehydrogenase accessory protein CooC, producing MTRIIAVTGKGGTGKTAITTLLIRHLTRGNKVVLAVDADPDTNLPETLGCEVHKTIGDVKEFMHEERDNLPPDVNKESILESKLYEVLEEMPGYDLLVMGRPEGAGCYCYVNNLLRGIMNKLVGNYDVLIIDAEAGLEHFSRKIFKQVDDLIVVTDGSRRGLGTAERIRELVGELETNIGHIYVIANKVTDSTRETISKTAAQLGLELIGMVPMDEMIVQKDLAGQPLMELSDDSPAVREVENISRKLNL from the coding sequence GTGACCAGAATAATAGCAGTAACCGGGAAAGGTGGGACCGGCAAGACAGCCATCACCACCTTACTTATTCGCCACCTCACCAGAGGCAATAAAGTGGTTCTGGCAGTGGATGCTGATCCAGACACAAATCTTCCTGAAACTTTGGGCTGTGAGGTACACAAGACCATTGGTGATGTGAAAGAGTTCATGCACGAGGAACGCGACAATCTTCCACCTGATGTCAATAAAGAATCCATTCTTGAATCCAAGCTTTATGAGGTGCTGGAAGAAATGCCCGGGTATGACCTGCTGGTCATGGGTCGTCCAGAAGGAGCTGGATGTTACTGCTATGTAAACAATCTGTTAAGAGGCATAATGAATAAGCTTGTAGGCAACTATGATGTGCTTATTATAGATGCTGAAGCAGGGCTTGAGCATTTCAGCCGCAAAATATTCAAACAGGTTGATGACCTCATTGTAGTAACTGATGGATCTCGCAGGGGGCTTGGAACAGCAGAACGTATCCGTGAGCTTGTAGGAGAACTGGAAACCAATATAGGCCACATATATGTAATTGCAAACAAGGTTACCGACAGTACTCGTGAGACGATCTCTAAGACCGCTGCACAATTGGGATTGGAACTTATAGGCATGGTCCCGATGGATGAAATGATAGTACAAAAAGACCTTGCAGGACAGCCGCTTATGGAACTATCTGACGACTCTCCTGCTGTAAGGGAAGTAGAAAATATTTCCCGGAAATTGAATTTGTAA
- the cdhB gene encoding CO dehydrogenase/acetyl-CoA synthase complex subunit epsilon translates to MVDTTKNTMIYTTWGSRNAKPVQPLVAAKLISKAKRPLLVIGADALDSDLINKAIAIGKKGVQIAATGHSMQGFKDQDVNAKYINIHFLAHYLGDKNWKGLDDQGSYDLVIFLGHKKYYVNQVLSGLKNFTDIKTLAIDRHYLQNADMSFGNLKPEDHLEALDELISNL, encoded by the coding sequence ATGGTGGACACTACAAAGAATACAATGATATATACCACCTGGGGATCCAGGAATGCAAAACCAGTGCAGCCCTTAGTGGCTGCTAAACTTATTTCCAAAGCGAAAAGGCCACTACTGGTAATTGGTGCTGATGCACTTGATAGTGATCTAATAAACAAGGCTATTGCCATTGGCAAAAAAGGTGTGCAGATAGCTGCAACTGGACATTCCATGCAGGGTTTTAAGGACCAGGACGTAAATGCAAAATATATCAACATCCATTTCCTTGCGCACTATCTCGGAGATAAGAACTGGAAAGGACTGGATGATCAGGGTTCCTATGATCTTGTGATCTTCCTTGGACACAAGAAATACTATGTCAACCAGGTACTATCAGGACTTAAGAACTTCACTGATATCAAGACACTGGCTATTGACAGACATTATTTACAGAATGCAGATATGTCCTTCGGGAATCTGAAACCTGAAGACCATCTGGAAGCACTCGATGAACTTATATCTAATCTCTAA
- the cdhC gene encoding CO dehydrogenase/CO-methylating acetyl-CoA synthase complex subunit beta — translation MADEFPFEISPMFEGERIRKDNMHVELAGPKSIGFELVRATDMKDVEDGKFTLIGPDLSEMAEGSRYPIAMIYKIAGELVETDLESIVERRNHEFQNYIQGLMHLNQRDDVWLRVSKDAIKKGLTSFEPVAKAIMMLFKNELPFIEKVEAVYITDQAEIEKEIDNARAVYKARDERTKGLHDEDVDTFYGCTLCASFAPTNVCVITPDRISLCGAINWFDGRAAAKVDPEGPQFAIEKGELLDAASGEYSGVNDLAKRLSSGEYDRIKLHSFFEYPHTSCGCFEVVGFYIPEVDGIGWVDRDFAGTAPNGLQFSTMAGQTGGGKQVVGFLGIGVNYFRSPKFISGDGGWDRVVWMPNMLKQKILDSIPEEVKDKIATDENINDIESLKNFLKEKDHPVINRWVVEEEEETIEEEDQPNEAQYYQPMQYVPQQMPAGFMPSMAMMGGSGSGGVKIILKNAKVTVDKIIVKKIE, via the coding sequence ATGGCAGATGAATTCCCTTTTGAGATATCTCCTATGTTCGAAGGAGAAAGGATTAGAAAGGACAACATGCATGTTGAACTTGCGGGTCCGAAATCTATTGGTTTCGAGCTTGTAAGGGCAACAGATATGAAAGATGTTGAAGACGGCAAGTTCACACTTATAGGTCCTGATCTTTCAGAAATGGCCGAAGGTTCCAGATACCCAATTGCTATGATATACAAGATAGCAGGTGAACTGGTAGAAACTGATTTGGAATCAATCGTAGAAAGAAGAAATCATGAATTCCAGAACTATATCCAGGGTCTCATGCACCTTAACCAGAGAGATGATGTGTGGTTAAGAGTAAGCAAAGACGCAATAAAAAAAGGTCTTACTTCTTTTGAACCGGTTGCAAAAGCCATTATGATGCTTTTCAAGAACGAGCTTCCATTTATAGAGAAAGTTGAAGCTGTATATATTACAGACCAGGCAGAGATCGAGAAAGAGATCGATAACGCCAGAGCGGTATATAAAGCAAGGGATGAAAGGACAAAAGGTCTGCATGATGAAGATGTAGACACATTCTATGGCTGTACCCTCTGTGCATCATTTGCACCAACTAATGTGTGTGTAATCACACCTGACAGGATTTCATTGTGTGGTGCAATCAACTGGTTCGATGGCAGAGCAGCTGCAAAAGTAGACCCAGAAGGACCACAGTTTGCTATTGAGAAAGGAGAGCTTCTCGATGCAGCATCCGGCGAGTACTCTGGAGTAAACGATCTTGCAAAACGCTTATCCAGCGGCGAGTATGACAGGATAAAACTACATTCTTTCTTTGAATATCCCCATACTTCATGCGGTTGCTTTGAGGTAGTAGGTTTCTACATACCTGAAGTTGACGGTATTGGCTGGGTGGACAGAGACTTTGCAGGTACTGCACCCAATGGTCTGCAATTCTCTACCATGGCCGGACAGACTGGAGGAGGCAAACAGGTCGTCGGTTTCCTAGGTATTGGTGTTAATTACTTCCGTTCTCCCAAGTTCATCAGTGGCGATGGCGGTTGGGACCGTGTAGTATGGATGCCAAACATGCTGAAACAAAAGATACTTGATAGTATACCCGAAGAAGTCAAGGACAAGATCGCAACAGATGAAAACATAAACGATATTGAATCCTTGAAAAACTTCCTTAAAGAAAAAGACCATCCTGTGATCAATAGATGGGTAGTTGAAGAGGAAGAGGAAACTATAGAAGAAGAAGATCAGCCCAATGAAGCGCAATATTACCAACCGATGCAGTATGTGCCACAGCAGATGCCTGCTGGCTTTATGCCTTCCATGGCAATGATGGGTGGTTCTGGAAGTGGCGGTGTAAAAATCATACTGAAGAACGCAAAGGTGACAGTAGATAAGATCATCGTTAAAAAAATAGAGTAA
- a CDS encoding FIST C-terminal domain-containing protein, whose translation MQKTFGKSIGIHDIVEYDLPSIRMPEVGMYIPNANVQDICNTIKELTLNYNGTAIILLSQNQLPNIDSLISELNRMKINFIGGIFPGLIYDSKVCHTGAIILIMPTMQPPVLIKNISKSPNDLENLIDSFKPMSRDNTTAFIIVDCMSSNISTFLSSLYNLLADSVEYIGCGAGFLDFEQKPCIFTPGGFFEDAAIICFLATKCKLGVHHGWERYIGPLVVTKSEGNVVKELNWKNALSVYESAIEADIGKELKMNDFYQISSHYPFGIYIEKHEDLIREVFKTNDKGELFCAGDVPENTILNIMKGTKSSLISSAEKALEDCLLENDMHIEHCFIIDCIGRAIFLQEEFDEELRDIMKILELNVINITTEGVLSGGEIASMNGDMLEYLSKTIVVGLFQASTDTFM comes from the coding sequence TTGCAAAAGACATTTGGAAAATCCATTGGAATTCATGATATTGTTGAATATGATTTACCATCAATTCGAATGCCAGAGGTAGGCATGTACATACCAAATGCAAATGTTCAAGATATCTGCAATACCATAAAGGAACTCACACTCAATTACAATGGAACTGCAATTATACTGCTCTCTCAGAATCAACTTCCAAATATTGACTCTTTAATATCTGAACTGAACAGAATGAAAATTAATTTTATTGGAGGCATCTTCCCGGGACTAATATACGATTCTAAAGTATGCCATACAGGAGCTATAATTCTGATTATGCCTACAATGCAGCCTCCAGTTCTTATAAAAAATATCAGCAAGTCACCAAACGATCTGGAAAACTTGATAGATTCATTCAAACCTATGAGCAGAGATAACACAACTGCATTTATAATCGTTGACTGCATGTCTTCTAATATATCTACGTTTCTTTCTTCATTATATAATTTACTTGCTGATTCTGTTGAATATATCGGATGCGGTGCAGGGTTTTTGGACTTTGAGCAAAAGCCGTGTATTTTTACACCCGGTGGTTTCTTCGAAGATGCAGCCATAATATGTTTCCTTGCAACCAAGTGTAAATTAGGTGTACATCACGGATGGGAAAGGTACATCGGCCCATTAGTTGTGACAAAAAGCGAAGGAAATGTGGTCAAAGAACTAAACTGGAAGAATGCTCTTTCAGTTTACGAAAGTGCAATTGAAGCCGATATTGGAAAAGAACTAAAAATGAATGATTTTTATCAAATATCAAGTCATTATCCTTTTGGAATATATATAGAAAAGCATGAAGATCTTATAAGAGAAGTATTCAAAACAAATGATAAAGGGGAGCTTTTCTGTGCAGGGGATGTACCAGAAAATACAATACTCAACATAATGAAAGGTACCAAATCTTCACTCATCAGTTCCGCAGAGAAAGCATTGGAAGATTGTTTGCTTGAAAATGATATGCATATTGAACATTGTTTTATCATAGATTGCATTGGAAGAGCTATATTTCTTCAAGAAGAGTTTGACGAAGAACTTAGAGATATTATGAAGATTTTAGAGCTTAATGTGATTAATATTACAACAGAAGGAGTGCTGTCAGGAGGAGAAATCGCTTCAATGAATGGAGATATGCTTGAATATTTGAGTAAGACCATTGTAGTAGGGTTATTCCAGGCGTCAACAGATACATTCATGTAG
- a CDS encoding FIST N-terminal domain-containing protein, which yields MYIPTSNVEEIVNAIERQNVPKNKTVLILLAEQKLPDITHLISELNKKKIDFFGAIFPGLIYGAEKYHTGAIIHVLPVIQKPILVQNLSEPTKDLKSCFTAVNQSHKNKPTAFIIVDGLSQKIFSFLSSIYNVFADSVHYLGGGAGTLTFKEQPCIFNPDGFFQDSAIITFIDAKSGLGVQHGWHRIMGPMIVTKSEGNVIKELNWKNAFEVYQEAIETESGRNIDLSNFFEISLNYAFGIYCEGAEDIVRDALKVNEKGELLCAGEVPENAVINILKGEKLSLIKSAEKAVEDSLSAGMINVNHCLVMDCVARSMFLKDDFIEEIRTIIKGFESRNIHVVPEGVLSLGEIASRKEGIIEFFNKTIAIGVFDESTDTVH from the coding sequence ATGTATATTCCGACTTCGAATGTAGAAGAAATAGTCAATGCAATAGAGAGACAAAATGTTCCGAAGAACAAAACCGTCCTTATATTACTTGCTGAGCAAAAACTTCCTGATATTACACATCTAATCTCTGAACTCAACAAAAAGAAGATAGATTTTTTTGGCGCGATATTTCCAGGACTTATATACGGTGCTGAAAAATATCATACTGGAGCAATAATTCACGTCCTGCCTGTGATACAGAAACCAATATTGGTACAGAATCTCAGTGAACCAACTAAAGATTTGAAAAGTTGCTTTACAGCAGTAAACCAATCACATAAAAATAAACCTACAGCATTTATAATTGTAGACGGACTATCCCAAAAAATATTTTCGTTCCTTTCATCTATATATAACGTGTTTGCTGATTCTGTTCACTATTTAGGAGGAGGCGCAGGAACCCTTACTTTCAAAGAACAGCCATGTATCTTTAATCCAGATGGTTTTTTCCAGGATAGTGCAATTATAACTTTTATTGACGCAAAAAGCGGACTTGGAGTGCAGCATGGCTGGCATAGGATCATGGGCCCAATGATTGTAACTAAAAGCGAAGGCAATGTGATCAAGGAACTTAACTGGAAAAATGCATTTGAAGTCTATCAGGAAGCAATAGAGACGGAGTCTGGAAGAAATATCGATCTGTCTAACTTTTTTGAAATTTCACTGAATTATGCTTTTGGAATCTATTGCGAAGGTGCTGAAGACATTGTGCGCGATGCCCTTAAGGTAAATGAGAAAGGGGAGTTACTCTGTGCAGGAGAGGTCCCCGAGAATGCAGTTATTAATATTCTCAAGGGGGAGAAGTTATCACTTATCAAATCCGCAGAAAAAGCAGTAGAAGACTCTTTATCTGCAGGAATGATAAATGTGAATCATTGTCTTGTGATGGATTGCGTAGCCAGATCAATGTTCTTAAAAGATGATTTTATAGAAGAAATCAGAACAATAATAAAAGGTTTTGAATCGAGGAATATTCATGTCGTTCCTGAAGGCGTCCTATCCTTGGGAGAAATAGCTTCAAGAAAAGAGGGCATTATTGAATTTTTCAATAAGACCATTGCAATTGGGGTATTCGATGAATCAACAGATACAGTACACTGA
- the cdhD gene encoding CO dehydrogenase/acetyl-CoA synthase subunit delta: MTTKTKLTDIASLFKDLNIESLDGVTIEGDIELNITGGGGLNPALAYALGQEISHISLHMANIGRILGYPVDQLFAQGAGIGSTGVPTPPSKATIKELLAAKFEVSPVKNWTNPIQEVTLGATSADGGSRKSTVTLGGENALPYYFDAEMPHRNYITMDVFDMPIGMAKAVKSNYEDVINDPAEWAKKVVRDFNADMVTIHLISTDPLIKDTSARDAAKVVEDVLQAVDVPIVIGGSGNPQKDPEVLEKAAEAAAGERVLLASASLNLDYERIAKAAVNNGHVVLSWTQLEINAQKELNRKLMKQCNVPRDSIIMDPTTAALGYGLDYAYTNMERIRLAGLMGDDELTFPMSSGTTNAWGAREAWMVSSPLPQDSEWGAREYRGPIWEIITGLALSLAGNDLFMMMHPTSVQVIKEITQTLYGSIESKTVDISNWIGAEV; the protein is encoded by the coding sequence ATGACAACGAAAACTAAGCTTACTGATATAGCGAGCCTATTCAAGGATTTGAATATCGAATCGCTTGATGGTGTAACTATCGAGGGTGATATAGAACTAAACATCACTGGCGGTGGAGGGCTTAACCCTGCATTGGCCTATGCACTCGGACAGGAAATATCACATATCTCTCTGCACATGGCCAACATAGGAAGGATACTTGGATATCCCGTAGACCAATTGTTTGCCCAGGGTGCTGGAATTGGAAGTACCGGTGTTCCGACACCTCCCTCAAAGGCAACAATAAAAGAACTGCTGGCTGCAAAATTCGAAGTGTCACCAGTCAAGAACTGGACCAACCCTATACAGGAAGTGACACTTGGTGCAACCTCTGCTGACGGTGGCTCAAGGAAGAGCACTGTTACACTTGGAGGAGAGAATGCTCTTCCATATTACTTTGATGCAGAAATGCCCCATCGTAACTACATCACCATGGATGTCTTTGACATGCCCATAGGTATGGCAAAGGCTGTAAAATCTAATTATGAAGATGTCATCAACGACCCCGCTGAGTGGGCAAAGAAAGTTGTCAGAGACTTCAATGCAGATATGGTTACAATACACCTGATTTCCACTGATCCGCTTATCAAGGATACATCTGCTCGTGATGCAGCTAAGGTAGTGGAAGATGTACTGCAAGCCGTAGATGTACCTATTGTAATTGGCGGTTCCGGTAACCCACAGAAAGATCCAGAAGTACTGGAGAAAGCTGCAGAGGCTGCTGCAGGCGAACGCGTATTGCTCGCATCCGCAAGTCTAAACCTGGATTATGAGAGAATTGCAAAAGCAGCTGTAAACAACGGTCATGTCGTATTGTCCTGGACGCAACTTGAGATCAATGCACAGAAAGAGCTTAACAGGAAGCTTATGAAGCAGTGTAATGTTCCAAGAGACAGTATTATAATGGATCCCACAACAGCAGCTCTTGGTTATGGCCTGGATTATGCTTACACCAACATGGAGCGTATAAGGCTTGCTGGCCTAATGGGCGATGATGAACTGACATTCCCAATGTCCTCAGGTACTACCAATGCATGGGGTGCCCGTGAAGCATGGATGGTTTCATCACCACTGCCACAGGACTCTGAATGGGGAGCCAGGGAATACCGTGGTCCAATATGGGAGATCATTACCGGTCTGGCCCTGTCCCTTGCAGGCAATGATCTATTCATGATGATGCACCCAACTTCCGTGCAGGTGATCAAGGAGATCACACAGACTCTTTATGGTTCCATTGAATCAAAAACTGTGGATATAAGTAACTGGATAGGCGCGGAGGTGTAA
- the acsC gene encoding acetyl-CoA decarbonylase/synthase complex subunit gamma: MKINSPLEAYKYLPATNCGECGEQTCMAFAAHLIDRSKKLTECKPILEEKFAKKFKELQTLLAPEIREVEIGVGERAVKIGGDDVLYRHRLTFFNQTALAYDVWDTMPENEFLERVKKIDDFKKFYVGSFLTLNMVAVRCVSKDPKKFANAVKKVIENTDMPLILCSFDPAVLKAGLEVAKDKNPLLYAANKDNWQQVADLAIEYNVPVTLFSPDDLDTLKSLAVTFAKMGTEKLVLDPGTFPTGKDLKKTFTNFLKIRRAGIEGDKDIAYPIMAVPLTAWMAQDDVVSASYWETVVASIFTIKYGDVMIMHSLEGYALLPQLHIRDTIYTDPRKPVSVQPGMNKIGDPDKDSPVLITTNFALTYYTVESDLASSKINCYLWAIDTDGLGVEAAVAGGQLTAAKIKKGIEDSGFDLKKDTTHNSIVLPGLAARLQGDLEDESGARILIGPADSGRLPGWMEKNWPPKPK; encoded by the coding sequence ATGAAGATCAACAGTCCGCTTGAAGCATATAAGTATCTCCCCGCTACAAACTGTGGTGAGTGTGGTGAACAGACATGTATGGCCTTTGCTGCACACCTGATCGATCGATCCAAGAAACTCACAGAATGCAAGCCAATCCTTGAAGAAAAGTTTGCCAAGAAGTTCAAAGAACTGCAGACACTTCTTGCTCCAGAGATTCGCGAAGTGGAAATAGGCGTTGGGGAAAGGGCGGTGAAGATCGGTGGAGACGATGTGTTGTATCGTCACAGACTCACATTCTTTAACCAAACTGCACTTGCCTATGATGTATGGGACACCATGCCTGAAAATGAGTTTCTGGAAAGAGTCAAGAAGATTGATGACTTTAAGAAGTTCTACGTAGGCAGTTTCCTTACACTGAACATGGTAGCTGTCAGATGCGTTTCCAAGGATCCGAAAAAGTTCGCTAATGCAGTGAAAAAGGTCATTGAAAATACCGACATGCCACTCATTTTGTGTTCCTTTGATCCGGCAGTACTGAAAGCTGGCCTTGAAGTCGCAAAGGACAAGAACCCACTGCTATATGCTGCAAACAAGGATAACTGGCAGCAGGTTGCAGACCTTGCAATTGAATACAATGTTCCAGTGACATTGTTCTCACCTGATGACTTGGATACTCTCAAGTCCCTTGCAGTAACATTTGCAAAGATGGGTACAGAAAAGCTTGTGCTTGACCCAGGAACCTTCCCCACAGGCAAGGACCTTAAGAAGACCTTCACCAACTTCCTGAAGATAAGAAGAGCTGGAATCGAAGGCGACAAGGATATTGCTTATCCTATCATGGCAGTTCCGCTTACTGCATGGATGGCACAGGATGATGTTGTTAGTGCTTCATATTGGGAAACAGTCGTTGCATCCATATTTACCATAAAGTATGGTGATGTAATGATAATGCACAGTCTCGAGGGCTATGCTCTGCTACCACAGCTGCATATAAGAGACACCATCTACACAGACCCCAGAAAGCCGGTGAGCGTACAGCCGGGAATGAACAAGATAGGTGATCCTGATAAGGACTCTCCTGTGCTAATAACAACGAACTTTGCTCTTACATACTATACCGTGGAAAGCGACCTTGCTTCCAGTAAGATCAATTGTTACCTCTGGGCTATAGATACTGATGGCCTGGGTGTGGAAGCTGCAGTAGCTGGTGGTCAGCTCACAGCGGCCAAGATCAAGAAAGGTATCGAAGATTCCGGCTTTGATCTTAAGAAAGATACAACCCATAACAGCATAGTCCTTCCAGGTCTTGCAGCACGTCTGCAGGGTGATCTGGAAGATGAAAGCGGTGCAAGAATATTGATCGGACCTGCAGACTCCGGAAGGCTTCCGGGCTGGATGGAAAAGAACTGGCCTCCAAAACCAAAGTAA
- the cdhA gene encoding CO dehydrogenase/acetyl-CoA synthase complex subunit alpha, giving the protein MSKITTGKFSLEDLENVQITINNIVGAIETKAKNEGVEMGPTPKPGVSGLRDWDYKLLSRYQPVYTPVCDQCCYCTYGKCDLGGNTEGACGIDLGTQQSREFLLRVITGAAAHSAHGRHLLHHLIGLYGKDHPIDVGPSNLFAPNIQMVTGIAPKTLGDLEEVVAYVEEQLMQLLSTIHVGQEGSALDFESKAMHGGMLDHVGMEVSDIAQISCLGMPKSDPEAPLAEIGMGCIDSTKPVLLVIGHNVAGVTYIMDYMEEHGLNDKIELAGLCCTAIDMTRYKTEDRSLPRTKVIGSMAKELKMIRSAAPDVIVVDEQCVRADVLKEAKRLFIPVITTNEKIMYGLPNKSGNTADMIIDELSSGKEAGALILDYELLGEVAPRLAMKMAPIREEKGIKSLPSEEELKTLTASCVQCGACELVCPNNLPIMNAMTAAVAGDITKFEKLHDHCIACGRCDPVCPKGIPILNVIEKAAQRVIREEKGKMRAGRGQISDPEIREEGVNLVMGTTPGIVAMVGCSNYPEGTKDLYTVANEMLQRNYIVVMSGCSAMDLGMYKDEEGKTLYEKYPSKFLAGNLINVGSCVSNSHITGTAIKVAAIFAQRNITGNFEEIADYIMNRIGAVGVAWGAYSQKAAAIGTGCNRLGIPVIVGPHGSKYRRALIGKPYNEEDWKVYDARNGEEMPIPSSPEFLLTTAETIEELMPMIAKNCIRPSDNNMGRMIKLTHYIELSQKYLGLLPEDWYKFVRVETDLPITRREELLKILEKEHGWEIDWKKKKIISGPTMKLDVSAQPTNVKRLCKESAC; this is encoded by the coding sequence ATGAGTAAGATAACAACAGGTAAATTCTCCCTCGAAGACCTGGAGAACGTCCAGATCACGATCAACAACATAGTGGGTGCCATAGAAACAAAAGCCAAAAATGAAGGCGTTGAGATGGGCCCAACTCCCAAACCAGGTGTTTCCGGTCTAAGAGACTGGGACTACAAATTGCTGTCCCGCTATCAGCCAGTATACACCCCTGTTTGTGACCAGTGTTGCTATTGTACATATGGTAAATGTGATCTGGGTGGAAACACGGAAGGAGCTTGCGGTATTGACCTAGGAACACAACAATCAAGAGAGTTCCTTTTGAGAGTAATCACCGGTGCTGCAGCTCATTCAGCTCACGGACGTCATCTACTGCATCATTTGATAGGGCTATATGGGAAAGACCATCCCATCGATGTGGGACCCTCAAATCTATTTGCTCCTAATATTCAGATGGTTACAGGTATTGCGCCTAAAACGCTGGGCGACTTGGAGGAGGTAGTAGCATACGTAGAAGAGCAATTAATGCAACTTCTCTCAACCATCCACGTAGGGCAGGAAGGATCAGCTCTTGATTTTGAATCAAAAGCAATGCATGGAGGAATGCTTGACCACGTGGGCATGGAAGTCTCAGACATTGCTCAGATTTCATGCCTTGGAATGCCAAAATCTGATCCGGAAGCACCGCTTGCAGAAATAGGAATGGGATGTATTGATTCAACAAAACCTGTACTGCTAGTCATAGGACACAATGTAGCAGGTGTAACCTACATTATGGACTACATGGAAGAGCATGGACTTAATGACAAGATAGAACTTGCCGGACTTTGCTGTACAGCTATCGATATGACCCGTTATAAGACGGAAGATCGTAGTCTCCCACGAACCAAAGTAATAGGTTCTATGGCAAAAGAACTCAAGATGATACGTTCTGCTGCACCTGATGTTATAGTAGTAGATGAACAGTGTGTCAGAGCTGATGTTCTTAAAGAAGCAAAAAGGCTCTTCATACCTGTGATCACAACCAATGAAAAGATCATGTACGGTTTGCCTAACAAATCAGGCAATACTGCTGATATGATTATTGATGAACTGTCCAGTGGGAAGGAAGCAGGAGCTCTAATATTGGACTACGAACTTCTAGGAGAAGTAGCTCCCCGCCTTGCAATGAAGATGGCACCCATTAGAGAGGAAAAGGGCATCAAATCCCTGCCTTCAGAGGAAGAACTGAAAACTTTGACTGCCTCATGTGTACAATGTGGTGCCTGTGAACTGGTATGCCCCAACAACCTGCCTATAATGAACGCGATGACAGCAGCGGTTGCAGGCGACATCACCAAATTCGAGAAACTTCATGATCATTGTATAGCTTGCGGACGCTGTGATCCTGTGTGTCCCAAAGGTATCCCAATTCTCAACGTGATAGAGAAGGCTGCACAGAGAGTCATCCGTGAGGAAAAGGGAAAAATGAGAGCTGGTAGAGGACAAATCAGCGATCCTGAAATCCGAGAGGAAGGCGTCAACCTTGTAATGGGTACTACACCAGGAATTGTGGCAATGGTTGGTTGCTCCAACTACCCCGAAGGTACCAAGGATCTATATACTGTAGCAAATGAGATGCTGCAGAGAAATTACATCGTAGTCATGTCAGGATGTTCTGCTATGGATCTGGGAATGTACAAGGATGAAGAAGGAAAGACACTTTATGAGAAATATCCTTCCAAGTTCCTGGCAGGCAACCTCATAAATGTGGGTTCCTGTGTTTCCAACTCTCATATAACGGGTACTGCCATCAAGGTCGCCGCCATATTCGCTCAGAGGAATATCACAGGCAATTTTGAGGAAATAGCAGACTATATAATGAATCGTATCGGTGCAGTGGGTGTAGCCTGGGGTGCATATTCCCAGAAAGCTGCGGCGATAGGCACAGGATGCAACAGGCTGGGTATTCCCGTTATAGTAGGACCGCATGGTTCAAAATACAGACGCGCACTCATCGGTAAGCCTTACAATGAAGAGGACTGGAAAGTTTACGATGCCCGCAATGGAGAAGAAATGCCTATTCCTTCTTCACCGGAATTCCTGCTTACAACCGCAGAGACCATTGAAGAACTCATGCCCATGATCGCAAAGAACTGTATCAGGCCAAGTGACAACAACATGGGCCGCATGATCAAGCTCACTCACTATATTGAACTGAGTCAGAAGTATCTGGGTCTTCTACCAGAAGATTGGTACAAGTTCGTCAGAGTAGAGACTGACCTTCCGATCACAAGACGTGAAGAGCTGCTGAAGATCCTAGAAAAAGAGCATGGATGGGAAATCGACTGGAAGAAGAAGAAGATCATATCCGGCCCCACCATGAAACTGGATGTGTCTGCACAACCTACCAATGTCAAGAGACTCTGTAAGGAGAGTGCATGCTGA